In one Melospiza melodia melodia isolate bMelMel2 chromosome 5, bMelMel2.pri, whole genome shotgun sequence genomic region, the following are encoded:
- the ALPK1 gene encoding alpha-protein kinase 1 isoform X2, with amino-acid sequence MSGQSAVAALLQQCQRALDTELLPRAPGEEEQREYRRCQALLPEELRSLLSEAKEMKWPFVPERWQYKQELGPEDKTNLQDMISARLPDLLAFLKASIVVRDSSTATAVVFLLDRFLYWLDASSRLLRLAKGLHRLHPGAPISPQLLIRQARLAVNAGKLLKAEYILSSLINDNGATGTWRYAEESDRVLVQAVCLQIRGQILQKLGMWYEAAELVLASIVGYFQLPQPDKKGIATSLGIMADIFASMDEQDYARFKTNADIDLSLLQEFNHRLLSAAEACKLAAAYSQYTPLFVLTAVNIRGMCLLSYSHSKDCPPEKREFYLSAAKESFEVGLLTKEQQSAITSRQELHSFIKASFCLATAHRWLHGDSQELHGVTQLCREALGKLHSYSTSFPEEEEKEMLAREIMSLVAAVKRRLRVGGFPNSDARSYVPDSYKGAVQKPVLQGEASFEKILAKHSQHHLSVCQVFEKTCRIHKTMRGEIQVGACITTLRTETKTMDTLCTAEDTAQQRSGAVKILGSPTAGNSSEGLSGQRNQDIGSGVMKISFEEEMEPLEMKMNSEKDVFSRGQDRSQSTTSENSWCKLSKCSYSSSWEELSCNSSRESLRHGQQGEKSPVEEQCCTTEPNGSSQDMPLCSLPPRAWHPAPREPLRGSGGSPQHSSEGCAPRAGRMVEKELLCREELQEGRHRGRSSSKEKSKGSNNEFPSLSILYSVPTRQEEKSFSCAELSCRTKDSSREGSIGRFEWLHSGEPADSTEGPSFEAQPPQDRSPSAPSTNIGLKTGSDSSVPGWVSTSAMLGNRSLQVPQVDTQAETMDDTEFELISLGDLVKDYPAALAPKHGATPSVPTALPSLGKIPTTKHFDCATTEEDEEKSQDVLGSRGQSSSSLSSGITSALMATSCPAGSVPRGSGIAFMPGRVKEELLDARFLRDDDYRQLLAGVEHHWLVQRLMPTGIFRSKELRKAYSALLLKYSKKSGLWTGQETAVFIGDYLNVAKEGKQRNAFWIHFLHQEESLGRYVGKEYKEEKGLLHHFSDVERQMTAQYYVTEFNKRLYEQKVPTQIFYIPSAVLLVG; translated from the exons ATGAGCGGGCAGAGCGCCGTGGCCGcgctgctgcagcagtgccagcgGGCCCTGGACACCGAGCTGCTGCCCCGGGCAccgggagaggaggagcagcggGAATACCGGCGGTGCCAAG CTCTGCTTCCTGAGGAGCTGAGGAGCCTGCTGTCGGAGGCAAAGGAAATGAAGTGGCCCTTTGTGCCGGAGAGATGGCAGTACAAACAAGAGCTGGGCCCAGAAGACAAAACAAACCTGCAAGATATGATCAGCGCCAGGCTGCCTGACTTGCTG gcttTTCTGAAGGCCTCCATCGTGGTCCGGGACAGCAGCACGGCCACGGCCGTGGTGTTCCTGCTGGACCGCTTCCTGTACTGGCTGGACGCCTCCAGCCGGCTGCTGCGGCTGGCCAAGGGGCTGCACCGCCTGCATCCCGGCGCTCCCATCAGCCCGCAGCTGCTCATCCGCCAGGCTCGCCTCGCCGTCAACGCAG GGAAACTTTTAAAAGCTGAATATATACTGAGCAGCCTGATTAATGACAACGGAGCAACGG GAACGTGGCGATACGCCGAGGAGAGCGATCGGGTTCTTGTTCAGGCAGTCTGCCTGCAAATCAGGGGACAGATCCTGCAAAAGCTTG GGATGTGGtatgaggcagcagagctggtctTGGCTTCCATCGTGGGATACTTCCAACTTCCTCAGCCAGATAAAAAG gGAATTGCCACATCCTTGGGTATTATGGCAGACATCTTTGCTTCCATGGATGAGCAGGATTATGCACGCTTCAAAACCAATGCTGACATTGACCTG AGCCTCCTGCAGGAGTTCAACCACCGCTTGTTATCGGCGGCCGAGGCCTGCAAGCTGGCAGCTGCCTACAGCCAGTACACCCCGCTGTTTGTCCTCACGGCCGTG AACATCCGTGGGATGTGTCTGCTGTCCTACAGCCACTCCAAGGACTGTCCCCCAGAAAAGAGAGAGTTCTACTTGTCTGCAGCCAAAGAATCCTTCGAGGTGGGGCTGCTCACCAAGGAGCAGCAGAGTGCCATCaccagcaggcaggagctgcacagTTTCATCAAAGCCTCCTTCTGCCTGGCCACCGCGCACCGCTGGCTCCACGGGGACAGCCAGGAGCTTCATGGGGTCACCCAGCTGTGCAGGGAAGCCCTGGGCAAGCTGCACTCCTACAGCACCTCCTTCccagaggaggaagagaaggagatgCTTGCCAGAGAGATCATGTCTCTGGTTGCAGCCGTGAAGAGGCGTCTGAGGGTGGGAGGCTTCCCGAATTCCGACGCCAGGTCTTACGTCCCAGACAGTTATAAAGGCGCGGTACAAAAACCTGTCCTGCAAGGGGAAGCCAGCTTTGAGAAAATCCTTGCCAAGCATTCCCAGCACCACCTGTCAGTGTGCCAAGTGTTTGAAAAAACTTGCAGGATTCATAAAACCATGCGGGGAGAGATCCAGGTGGGAGCTTGTATCACAACCCTGAGAACAGAGACCAAAACCATGGACACCCTGTGTACTGCTGAAGACACAGCTCAGCAGAGGAGTGGTGCTGTGAAAATCCTGGGCTCACCAACAGCAGGAAACAGCTCAGAGGGACTCAGTGGCCAAAGAAATCAAGACATTGGCTCTGGTGTGATGAAAATTTCCTTTGAAGAAGAGATGGAGCCGTTAGAAATGAAAATGAACAGTGAAAAAGATGTTTTCAGCAGAGGGCAAGACAGGAGCCAAAGCACTACTTCTGAGAACTCTTGGTGCAAGCTGTCCAAATGCAGTTACTCTTCCAGCTGGGAGGAGCTGAGTTGTAATAGCAGCAGAGAGTCTCTCAGGCACGGGCAGCAAGGGGAGAAGAGCCCAGTGGAGGAGCAGTGCTGCACCACAGAGCCCAATGGAAGCAGCCAGGACATGCCCCTGTGCTCCTTACCTCCCAGAGCCTGGCATCCTGCTCCTCGGGAGCCCCTCCGTGGCTCTGGGGGGTCTCCTCAGCATTCCTCAGAGGGGTGTGCCCCTCGAGCAGGGAGGATGGTGGAGAAGGAGCTTCTCTGCAGAGAAGAGCTGCAGGAGGGAAGGCACCGTGGAAGGAGCTCCTCAAAAGAGAAATCAAAGGGCTCAAACAATGAGTTTCCTTCCCTCTCCATCCTCTACTCTGTTCCTACAAGGCAGGAGGAGAAGTCCTTTTCCTGTGCCGAGCTGAGCTGCAGGAccaaggacagcagcagggagggaagcaTCGGTCGCTTTGAGTGGCTCCACTCGGGAGAACCTGCAGACAGCACCGAGGGTCCCTCGTTTGAGGCAcagcccccccaggacaggagcccttCTGCACCATCAACAAACATCGGGCTGAAAACAGGCAGTGACTCCTCTGTGCCTGGCTGGGTGAGCACATCTGCCATGCTGGGGAACAGATCTCTGCAGGTGCCTCAGGTTGACACCCAGGCAGAAACAATGGATGACACTGAATTCGAGCTCATCAGCCTGGGAGACTTGGTAAAGGATTATCCTGCAGCACTGGCTCCAAAGCATGGAGCAACTCCCAGTGTGCCAACAGCTTTGCCCTCCCTGGGAAAGATACCCACAACCAAGCACTTTGACTGTGCCACTACAGAGGAGGATGAAGAGAAGTCTCAGGATGTGCTGGGCAGCAGGGGACAGTCCAGTTCCTCTCTGAGTTCAGGGatcacatcagcactgatggccaCGAGCTGCCCTGCAGGTTCAGTCCCAAGGGGCAGTGGCATTGCCTTCATGCCTGGCAGAGTGAAGGAAGAGCTCCTGGATGCTCGCTTTCTGAGGGATGATGATtacaggcagctcctggcaggggtgGAGCATCACTGGCTTGTCCAGAGACTGATGCCTACTGGGATCTTTAGGAGCAAAGAGCTTCGCAAAGCATACT CTGCCCTTCTTCTGAAATACTCCAAGAAATCAGGGCTGTGGACAGGCCAGGAGACAGCTGTGTTCATTGGGGACTACCTGAATGTGGCCAAGGAGGGCAAGCAGAGAAATGCCTTTTGGATACACTTCCTGCACCAAGAAGAAAGCCTGGGAAG GTATGTTGGGAAGGAATACAAAGAGGAAAAAGGACTCCTCCATCATTTCAGCGATGTGGAGCGACAGATGACAGCCCAGTACTACGTGACAGAGTTCAACAAGAGGCTGTATGAGCAGAAGGTCCCTACCCAAATCTTTTACATCCCCTCTGCAGTCCTCCTG GTTGGGTGA
- the ALPK1 gene encoding alpha-protein kinase 1 isoform X1, whose protein sequence is MSGQSAVAALLQQCQRALDTELLPRAPGEEEQREYRRCQALLPEELRSLLSEAKEMKWPFVPERWQYKQELGPEDKTNLQDMISARLPDLLAFLKASIVVRDSSTATAVVFLLDRFLYWLDASSRLLRLAKGLHRLHPGAPISPQLLIRQARLAVNAGKLLKAEYILSSLINDNGATGTWRYAEESDRVLVQAVCLQIRGQILQKLGMWYEAAELVLASIVGYFQLPQPDKKGIATSLGIMADIFASMDEQDYARFKTNADIDLSLLQEFNHRLLSAAEACKLAAAYSQYTPLFVLTAVNIRGMCLLSYSHSKDCPPEKREFYLSAAKESFEVGLLTKEQQSAITSRQELHSFIKASFCLATAHRWLHGDSQELHGVTQLCREALGKLHSYSTSFPEEEEKEMLAREIMSLVAAVKRRLRVGGFPNSDARSYVPDSYKGAVQKPVLQGEASFEKILAKHSQHHLSVCQVFEKTCRIHKTMRGEIQVGACITTLRTETKTMDTLCTAEDTAQQRSGAVKILGSPTAGNSSEGLSGQRNQDIGSGVMKISFEEEMEPLEMKMNSEKDVFSRGQDRSQSTTSENSWCKLSKCSYSSSWEELSCNSSRESLRHGQQGEKSPVEEQCCTTEPNGSSQDMPLCSLPPRAWHPAPREPLRGSGGSPQHSSEGCAPRAGRMVEKELLCREELQEGRHRGRSSSKEKSKGSNNEFPSLSILYSVPTRQEEKSFSCAELSCRTKDSSREGSIGRFEWLHSGEPADSTEGPSFEAQPPQDRSPSAPSTNIGLKTGSDSSVPGWVSTSAMLGNRSLQVPQVDTQAETMDDTEFELISLGDLVKDYPAALAPKHGATPSVPTALPSLGKIPTTKHFDCATTEEDEEKSQDVLGSRGQSSSSLSSGITSALMATSCPAGSVPRGSGIAFMPGRVKEELLDARFLRDDDYRQLLAGVEHHWLVQRLMPTGIFRSKELRKAYSALLLKYSKKSGLWTGQETAVFIGDYLNVAKEGKQRNAFWIHFLHQEESLGRYVGKEYKEEKGLLHHFSDVERQMTAQYYVTEFNKRLYEQKVPTQIFYIPSAVLLILEDRIIKGCVSVEPYILGEFVKLSNNTKVVKNEYKATEYGLAYGHFCYEFSKGTDVVVDLQGWVTGNGKGLIYLTDPQIHSLNSKDSRSNFGKKGIYYFFNDQHVECNEICSCLSLTRPSVELLA, encoded by the exons ATGAGCGGGCAGAGCGCCGTGGCCGcgctgctgcagcagtgccagcgGGCCCTGGACACCGAGCTGCTGCCCCGGGCAccgggagaggaggagcagcggGAATACCGGCGGTGCCAAG CTCTGCTTCCTGAGGAGCTGAGGAGCCTGCTGTCGGAGGCAAAGGAAATGAAGTGGCCCTTTGTGCCGGAGAGATGGCAGTACAAACAAGAGCTGGGCCCAGAAGACAAAACAAACCTGCAAGATATGATCAGCGCCAGGCTGCCTGACTTGCTG gcttTTCTGAAGGCCTCCATCGTGGTCCGGGACAGCAGCACGGCCACGGCCGTGGTGTTCCTGCTGGACCGCTTCCTGTACTGGCTGGACGCCTCCAGCCGGCTGCTGCGGCTGGCCAAGGGGCTGCACCGCCTGCATCCCGGCGCTCCCATCAGCCCGCAGCTGCTCATCCGCCAGGCTCGCCTCGCCGTCAACGCAG GGAAACTTTTAAAAGCTGAATATATACTGAGCAGCCTGATTAATGACAACGGAGCAACGG GAACGTGGCGATACGCCGAGGAGAGCGATCGGGTTCTTGTTCAGGCAGTCTGCCTGCAAATCAGGGGACAGATCCTGCAAAAGCTTG GGATGTGGtatgaggcagcagagctggtctTGGCTTCCATCGTGGGATACTTCCAACTTCCTCAGCCAGATAAAAAG gGAATTGCCACATCCTTGGGTATTATGGCAGACATCTTTGCTTCCATGGATGAGCAGGATTATGCACGCTTCAAAACCAATGCTGACATTGACCTG AGCCTCCTGCAGGAGTTCAACCACCGCTTGTTATCGGCGGCCGAGGCCTGCAAGCTGGCAGCTGCCTACAGCCAGTACACCCCGCTGTTTGTCCTCACGGCCGTG AACATCCGTGGGATGTGTCTGCTGTCCTACAGCCACTCCAAGGACTGTCCCCCAGAAAAGAGAGAGTTCTACTTGTCTGCAGCCAAAGAATCCTTCGAGGTGGGGCTGCTCACCAAGGAGCAGCAGAGTGCCATCaccagcaggcaggagctgcacagTTTCATCAAAGCCTCCTTCTGCCTGGCCACCGCGCACCGCTGGCTCCACGGGGACAGCCAGGAGCTTCATGGGGTCACCCAGCTGTGCAGGGAAGCCCTGGGCAAGCTGCACTCCTACAGCACCTCCTTCccagaggaggaagagaaggagatgCTTGCCAGAGAGATCATGTCTCTGGTTGCAGCCGTGAAGAGGCGTCTGAGGGTGGGAGGCTTCCCGAATTCCGACGCCAGGTCTTACGTCCCAGACAGTTATAAAGGCGCGGTACAAAAACCTGTCCTGCAAGGGGAAGCCAGCTTTGAGAAAATCCTTGCCAAGCATTCCCAGCACCACCTGTCAGTGTGCCAAGTGTTTGAAAAAACTTGCAGGATTCATAAAACCATGCGGGGAGAGATCCAGGTGGGAGCTTGTATCACAACCCTGAGAACAGAGACCAAAACCATGGACACCCTGTGTACTGCTGAAGACACAGCTCAGCAGAGGAGTGGTGCTGTGAAAATCCTGGGCTCACCAACAGCAGGAAACAGCTCAGAGGGACTCAGTGGCCAAAGAAATCAAGACATTGGCTCTGGTGTGATGAAAATTTCCTTTGAAGAAGAGATGGAGCCGTTAGAAATGAAAATGAACAGTGAAAAAGATGTTTTCAGCAGAGGGCAAGACAGGAGCCAAAGCACTACTTCTGAGAACTCTTGGTGCAAGCTGTCCAAATGCAGTTACTCTTCCAGCTGGGAGGAGCTGAGTTGTAATAGCAGCAGAGAGTCTCTCAGGCACGGGCAGCAAGGGGAGAAGAGCCCAGTGGAGGAGCAGTGCTGCACCACAGAGCCCAATGGAAGCAGCCAGGACATGCCCCTGTGCTCCTTACCTCCCAGAGCCTGGCATCCTGCTCCTCGGGAGCCCCTCCGTGGCTCTGGGGGGTCTCCTCAGCATTCCTCAGAGGGGTGTGCCCCTCGAGCAGGGAGGATGGTGGAGAAGGAGCTTCTCTGCAGAGAAGAGCTGCAGGAGGGAAGGCACCGTGGAAGGAGCTCCTCAAAAGAGAAATCAAAGGGCTCAAACAATGAGTTTCCTTCCCTCTCCATCCTCTACTCTGTTCCTACAAGGCAGGAGGAGAAGTCCTTTTCCTGTGCCGAGCTGAGCTGCAGGAccaaggacagcagcagggagggaagcaTCGGTCGCTTTGAGTGGCTCCACTCGGGAGAACCTGCAGACAGCACCGAGGGTCCCTCGTTTGAGGCAcagcccccccaggacaggagcccttCTGCACCATCAACAAACATCGGGCTGAAAACAGGCAGTGACTCCTCTGTGCCTGGCTGGGTGAGCACATCTGCCATGCTGGGGAACAGATCTCTGCAGGTGCCTCAGGTTGACACCCAGGCAGAAACAATGGATGACACTGAATTCGAGCTCATCAGCCTGGGAGACTTGGTAAAGGATTATCCTGCAGCACTGGCTCCAAAGCATGGAGCAACTCCCAGTGTGCCAACAGCTTTGCCCTCCCTGGGAAAGATACCCACAACCAAGCACTTTGACTGTGCCACTACAGAGGAGGATGAAGAGAAGTCTCAGGATGTGCTGGGCAGCAGGGGACAGTCCAGTTCCTCTCTGAGTTCAGGGatcacatcagcactgatggccaCGAGCTGCCCTGCAGGTTCAGTCCCAAGGGGCAGTGGCATTGCCTTCATGCCTGGCAGAGTGAAGGAAGAGCTCCTGGATGCTCGCTTTCTGAGGGATGATGATtacaggcagctcctggcaggggtgGAGCATCACTGGCTTGTCCAGAGACTGATGCCTACTGGGATCTTTAGGAGCAAAGAGCTTCGCAAAGCATACT CTGCCCTTCTTCTGAAATACTCCAAGAAATCAGGGCTGTGGACAGGCCAGGAGACAGCTGTGTTCATTGGGGACTACCTGAATGTGGCCAAGGAGGGCAAGCAGAGAAATGCCTTTTGGATACACTTCCTGCACCAAGAAGAAAGCCTGGGAAG GTATGTTGGGAAGGAATACAAAGAGGAAAAAGGACTCCTCCATCATTTCAGCGATGTGGAGCGACAGATGACAGCCCAGTACTACGTGACAGAGTTCAACAAGAGGCTGTATGAGCAGAAGGTCCCTACCCAAATCTTTTACATCCCCTCTGCAGTCCTCCTG ATTCTGGAAGACAGAATTATAAAAGGATGTGTGAGTGTGGAGCCCTACATCCTGGGGGAGTTTGTGAAGCTCTCCAACAACACCAAGGTGGTGAAGAATGAGTACAAGGCCACGGAGTATGGTCTGGCTTATGGCCACTTCTGCTACGAGTTCTCCAAGGGAACTGACGTGGTCGTTGACCTTCAAG GTTGGGTGACAGGTAACGGGAAAGGCCTCATCTACCTCACAGACCCCCAGATTCACTCCCTCAATAGCAAAGACTCACGCTCCAACTTTGGGAAGAAAGGAATTTACTACTTTTTTAATGATCAACACGTGGAGTGCAATGAGATCTGTAGCTGCCTGTCCTTAACAAGGCCCTCCGTGGAGCTGCTGGCCTAG
- the NEUROG2 gene encoding neurogenin-2, translated as MLVKAEVLAPPAEDELLLLGLGSPAPSPSLPSSAEEEEEEEEEEEELRAAPPARPVEAPGGRGLRRAEGKRRPGRSRGAPRAARTAETAQRIKRSRRLKANNRERNRMHNLNAALDALRDVLPTFPEDAKLTKIETLRFAHNYIWALTETLRLAGAARLGPDGAAAAPAEGSPSPASSWSGGAASPAPSASPYACTLSPASPAGSASDPEHWPGRFAPGPPPPLPRRCL; from the coding sequence ATGCTGGTGAAGGCGGAGGTCCTGGCGCCGCCCGCCGAGgacgagctgctgctgctggggctgggctcgcCCGCCCCCTCGCCCTCACTGCCGTCCAgcgccgaggaggaggaggaagaggaggaggaggaggaggagctgcgcGCCGCTCCGCCGGCTCGGCCCGTCGAGGCTCCGGGCGGCCGCGGGCTGCGGCGGGCGGAGGGGAAGCGGCGGCCGGGGCGGTCTCGCGGCGCCCCGCGGGCGGCGCGCACGGCGGAGACGGCGCAGCGCATCAAGCGGAGCCGGCGGCTCAAAGCCAACAACCGCGAGCGCAACCGGATGCACAACCTGAACGCGGCCCTGGACGCCCTCCGCGACGTGCTGCCCACCTTCCCCGAAGACGCCAAGCTCACCAAGATCGAGACGCTCCGCTTCGCCCACAACTACATCTGGGCGCTCACCGAGACCCTGCGGCTGGCcggggcggcgcggctcggccccgacggggcggcggcggcgccggccgAGGGCAGCCCCTCGCCCGCCTCCTCCTGGAGCGGCGGCGCCGCCAGCCCCGCGCCCTCCGCCTCCCCGTACGCCTGCACTTTATCGCCCGCCAGCCCCGCGGGCTCCGCCTCGGATCCCGAGCACTGGCCCGGCCGCTtcgccccggggccgccgccgccgctgccccgccGCTGCCTCTAG
- the ALPK1 gene encoding alpha-protein kinase 1 isoform X3, producing MSGQSAVAALLQQCQRALDTELLPRAPGEEEQREYRRCQALLPEELRSLLSEAKEMKWPFVPERWQYKQELGPEDKTNLQDMISARLPDLLAFLKASIVVRDSSTATAVVFLLDRFLYWLDASSRLLRLAKGLHRLHPGAPISPQLLIRQARLAVNAGKLLKAEYILSSLINDNGATGTWRYAEESDRVLVQAVCLQIRGQILQKLGMWYEAAELVLASIVGYFQLPQPDKKGIATSLGIMADIFASMDEQDYARFKTNADIDLSLLQEFNHRLLSAAEACKLAAAYSQYTPLFVLTAVNIRGMCLLSYSHSKDCPPEKREFYLSAAKESFEVGLLTKEQQSAITSRQELHSFIKASFCLATAHRWLHGDSQELHGVTQLCREALGKLHSYSTSFPEEEEKEMLAREIMSLVAAVKRRLRVGGFPNSDARSYVPDSYKGAVQKPVLQGEASFEKILAKHSQHHLSVCQVFEKTCRIHKTMRGEIQVGACITTLRTETKTMDTLCTAEDTAQQRSGAVKILGSPTAGNSSEGLSGQRNQDIGSGVMKISFEEEMEPLEMKMNSEKDVFSRGQDRSQSTTSENSWCKLSKCSYSSSWEELSCNSSRESLRHGQQGEKSPVEEQCCTTEPNGSSQDMPLCSLPPRAWHPAPREPLRGSGGSPQHSSEGCAPRAGRMVEKELLCREELQEGRHRGRSSSKEKSKGSNNEFPSLSILYSVPTRQEEKSFSCAELSCRTKDSSREGSIGRFEWLHSGEPADSTEGPSFEAQPPQDRSPSAPSTNIGLKTGSDSSVPGWVSTSAMLGNRSLQVPQVDTQAETMDDTEFELISLGDLVKDYPAALAPKHGATPSVPTALPSLGKIPTTKHFDCATTEEDEEKSQDVLGSRGQSSSSLSSGITSALMATSCPAGSVPRGSGIAFMPGRVKEELLDARFLRDDDYRQLLAGVEHHWLVQRLMPTGIFRSKELRKAYSALLLKYSKKSGLWTGQETAVFIGDYLNVAKEGKQRNAFWIHFLHQEESLGRCIRHSLFIRGLDTGNRGFITSLPEELGLCMNMAPNTQSLSYWLQFVV from the exons ATGAGCGGGCAGAGCGCCGTGGCCGcgctgctgcagcagtgccagcgGGCCCTGGACACCGAGCTGCTGCCCCGGGCAccgggagaggaggagcagcggGAATACCGGCGGTGCCAAG CTCTGCTTCCTGAGGAGCTGAGGAGCCTGCTGTCGGAGGCAAAGGAAATGAAGTGGCCCTTTGTGCCGGAGAGATGGCAGTACAAACAAGAGCTGGGCCCAGAAGACAAAACAAACCTGCAAGATATGATCAGCGCCAGGCTGCCTGACTTGCTG gcttTTCTGAAGGCCTCCATCGTGGTCCGGGACAGCAGCACGGCCACGGCCGTGGTGTTCCTGCTGGACCGCTTCCTGTACTGGCTGGACGCCTCCAGCCGGCTGCTGCGGCTGGCCAAGGGGCTGCACCGCCTGCATCCCGGCGCTCCCATCAGCCCGCAGCTGCTCATCCGCCAGGCTCGCCTCGCCGTCAACGCAG GGAAACTTTTAAAAGCTGAATATATACTGAGCAGCCTGATTAATGACAACGGAGCAACGG GAACGTGGCGATACGCCGAGGAGAGCGATCGGGTTCTTGTTCAGGCAGTCTGCCTGCAAATCAGGGGACAGATCCTGCAAAAGCTTG GGATGTGGtatgaggcagcagagctggtctTGGCTTCCATCGTGGGATACTTCCAACTTCCTCAGCCAGATAAAAAG gGAATTGCCACATCCTTGGGTATTATGGCAGACATCTTTGCTTCCATGGATGAGCAGGATTATGCACGCTTCAAAACCAATGCTGACATTGACCTG AGCCTCCTGCAGGAGTTCAACCACCGCTTGTTATCGGCGGCCGAGGCCTGCAAGCTGGCAGCTGCCTACAGCCAGTACACCCCGCTGTTTGTCCTCACGGCCGTG AACATCCGTGGGATGTGTCTGCTGTCCTACAGCCACTCCAAGGACTGTCCCCCAGAAAAGAGAGAGTTCTACTTGTCTGCAGCCAAAGAATCCTTCGAGGTGGGGCTGCTCACCAAGGAGCAGCAGAGTGCCATCaccagcaggcaggagctgcacagTTTCATCAAAGCCTCCTTCTGCCTGGCCACCGCGCACCGCTGGCTCCACGGGGACAGCCAGGAGCTTCATGGGGTCACCCAGCTGTGCAGGGAAGCCCTGGGCAAGCTGCACTCCTACAGCACCTCCTTCccagaggaggaagagaaggagatgCTTGCCAGAGAGATCATGTCTCTGGTTGCAGCCGTGAAGAGGCGTCTGAGGGTGGGAGGCTTCCCGAATTCCGACGCCAGGTCTTACGTCCCAGACAGTTATAAAGGCGCGGTACAAAAACCTGTCCTGCAAGGGGAAGCCAGCTTTGAGAAAATCCTTGCCAAGCATTCCCAGCACCACCTGTCAGTGTGCCAAGTGTTTGAAAAAACTTGCAGGATTCATAAAACCATGCGGGGAGAGATCCAGGTGGGAGCTTGTATCACAACCCTGAGAACAGAGACCAAAACCATGGACACCCTGTGTACTGCTGAAGACACAGCTCAGCAGAGGAGTGGTGCTGTGAAAATCCTGGGCTCACCAACAGCAGGAAACAGCTCAGAGGGACTCAGTGGCCAAAGAAATCAAGACATTGGCTCTGGTGTGATGAAAATTTCCTTTGAAGAAGAGATGGAGCCGTTAGAAATGAAAATGAACAGTGAAAAAGATGTTTTCAGCAGAGGGCAAGACAGGAGCCAAAGCACTACTTCTGAGAACTCTTGGTGCAAGCTGTCCAAATGCAGTTACTCTTCCAGCTGGGAGGAGCTGAGTTGTAATAGCAGCAGAGAGTCTCTCAGGCACGGGCAGCAAGGGGAGAAGAGCCCAGTGGAGGAGCAGTGCTGCACCACAGAGCCCAATGGAAGCAGCCAGGACATGCCCCTGTGCTCCTTACCTCCCAGAGCCTGGCATCCTGCTCCTCGGGAGCCCCTCCGTGGCTCTGGGGGGTCTCCTCAGCATTCCTCAGAGGGGTGTGCCCCTCGAGCAGGGAGGATGGTGGAGAAGGAGCTTCTCTGCAGAGAAGAGCTGCAGGAGGGAAGGCACCGTGGAAGGAGCTCCTCAAAAGAGAAATCAAAGGGCTCAAACAATGAGTTTCCTTCCCTCTCCATCCTCTACTCTGTTCCTACAAGGCAGGAGGAGAAGTCCTTTTCCTGTGCCGAGCTGAGCTGCAGGAccaaggacagcagcagggagggaagcaTCGGTCGCTTTGAGTGGCTCCACTCGGGAGAACCTGCAGACAGCACCGAGGGTCCCTCGTTTGAGGCAcagcccccccaggacaggagcccttCTGCACCATCAACAAACATCGGGCTGAAAACAGGCAGTGACTCCTCTGTGCCTGGCTGGGTGAGCACATCTGCCATGCTGGGGAACAGATCTCTGCAGGTGCCTCAGGTTGACACCCAGGCAGAAACAATGGATGACACTGAATTCGAGCTCATCAGCCTGGGAGACTTGGTAAAGGATTATCCTGCAGCACTGGCTCCAAAGCATGGAGCAACTCCCAGTGTGCCAACAGCTTTGCCCTCCCTGGGAAAGATACCCACAACCAAGCACTTTGACTGTGCCACTACAGAGGAGGATGAAGAGAAGTCTCAGGATGTGCTGGGCAGCAGGGGACAGTCCAGTTCCTCTCTGAGTTCAGGGatcacatcagcactgatggccaCGAGCTGCCCTGCAGGTTCAGTCCCAAGGGGCAGTGGCATTGCCTTCATGCCTGGCAGAGTGAAGGAAGAGCTCCTGGATGCTCGCTTTCTGAGGGATGATGATtacaggcagctcctggcaggggtgGAGCATCACTGGCTTGTCCAGAGACTGATGCCTACTGGGATCTTTAGGAGCAAAGAGCTTCGCAAAGCATACT CTGCCCTTCTTCTGAAATACTCCAAGAAATCAGGGCTGTGGACAGGCCAGGAGACAGCTGTGTTCATTGGGGACTACCTGAATGTGGCCAAGGAGGGCAAGCAGAGAAATGCCTTTTGGATACACTTCCTGCACCAAGAAGAAAGCCTGGGAAG GTGTATCAGGCACTCTCTCTTCATCCGGGGCTTGGATACTGGAAATCGTGGATTTATAACCTCACTGCCTGAAGAGCTGGGGCTCTGCATGAACATGGCTCCAAACACACAGAGTTTGAGTTATTGGCTGCAATTTGTGGTATAA